The Prosthecomicrobium sp. N25 nucleotide sequence GCGGATCTCGACCAGCTCATCAGCAAGCCGGGAATCAAGCTTTCCGGATCCGATTGCTTCATCGGCGATCTGACCGGCGCGAGCCCGGTCGTAGAGGACGAAGTCTCGCGCCCACACGTCCGCAACCGTCAAGCCCACGGATCCTAGTGTCGATTTCACGTTGACGTCGGGCGCCCGAAATCGCAGGAGACGCTCAGCTGTACCAACCAGGCGTTCGTCTTGATGAAGAGCGATGTCAGTGAGCATGGCTGGCCCTCTCGAGACCGCGCCGAATCTGCTCGTCCGACAACTGGATCCTGTACAGCCGGCCACCGTGGGCGTGGCTGTAAATTGAAACTCCTGCCTCGCCGGCGCGAATGATGGCCTTGTTACGACCACCCCCGTATTCGGGTTCGAGGACGTCAGCACAGGTGGCCCCGTTGTAGGCGGCTGGCTCGAGGACCACATCCAAGGCCTGAATGCGGCGCCCGTCATCCAAGCGGATTTCGGTGTCCCCATCGATGAGGACGGAATCAAAATCGCCGAGCAGGACAGCAACGCGCTTCGAACCGCTTTCAGCAGTGAATTGGGTCCGTCCTGACGCGAGGCGGCGCTGGTTGATCTCAGGCATTGCACACTCAGTCCAAAGCTCACTCATGACCCGGACGGAGTTCTCCTCGTCAGGCGTGAGATCTTGCAGCTGACTTGTGTCAATGGCCAGCCCGTGATTCACGCGCAAAGGGCGCCCGCCATCCCCGTGCACAAGGTGGGCATGGTTGAGCACGGCGTCTGCTTCGAAGACCAGCCGTTCACCGGCACCCGACGCAACGCGATCAATGATTGTGCGGATTTGAGGGCTTCCGTCCTTTGCGACGAAACAGAATCCATAGGTCCGACAAACCAGCCCCTTATGCAGGACATCAACAAAACGACGGACGTCAGCTCCATCCCGTACGAAGAACCAGATGTGCCAGCCGGAGATGCCGGTTTCAGAACCGGTTGCCTCATTTTTGATGCCCGCTGAGGCGGATGCCCTGGCCACCCAGCCGGCGCACCTAAACCCCGGATATACCTCCGATATTGCGGCGATGATGGCGTCGAGGTCGGGCAGGCGTTCCTGAAGCTCCTTCGGCCAGCCTTTCACATCGAGATCCAAAACGGCGACGGCAGGTGTCCCGGGCTTATAACCGAAGTCCCGACGCGTTCTGGTGACGAGCCTCGGGTCTCGTGCAGCCGCCCTTTTCGTGCCAAGCGGCAGATGGTCACCATCCCGGAGCAGTTGGCCAGGGATGAAGACGTCATTTGCTTCAGCGCTCATCAGGGCGGTCGCAAGCTCGTTGGCGTCATGGACCGACACACGGTCCACAACTCCATGGACTAGCTTTGGGGCCGGGTCGGATAGCAAGCGCCCGGCTCCGTCGAGGGTGTAAGCTTTGGTTGCGCGGTCTCGCGAACGAACGCGGGCAAACTCGAAGGGCGGCATGTCTCTGGTCGCCATTTTTCAGCACATTGCATCTTGAGGGCGCGATCCGGCCGGGCGCATGCGGCTTTCACCGCCGCCCGCTTCCTAAATTCAGTGACGAAGTGCTATCGAGCCCGCGGCGTAAGTGCCGGGAGTTGAGCTAGGTAACGCTCGAGAGAGGCCATCTCGACCAGGGTGGTACGGCCGGCTTTCAAGAGAGTGATCATGCCGTCGGCAGCAAGCCGATAGAGAGTGCTTCGGCTAAGGCCGATCACAGCGGATGCCTTGGACAAAGGGACGGCGACTGCTTCTGAACGCATCTCGATCTCCTTGAATGAGTCGACGGGGTGCATTCAGGTCTACACGGGGACGAGATGCGGCCATTTCAAATATGGGCCAAAATCAATCCGCATCGGGCTTAGGCCTGGGGAGCAGGCGGAGGTACTCTTCCCAGCACCGCTCGACCATTCGGGTTGAAATCTGCATCCCATATCGTTGGCTCGCGCTAGCGGCCACTTCTGCGAAAATGGACAGTCGTACACCGTAGATTCGTTTCAAAGATCGCCTCTGAATAAAAGGCTTATCGGTCTCATATTCTGTCTGAATCACGTGTCGAGCCTCGTCGAGAGCCTCGTTGAAATTGCTTAAGCTCATTTCCCCGGTACTGAGCTTACGCCGGCTCAATTTGATTATTTTGCGATTTTTTCGGACCTCCGATAGATCCACTCCTTCTCTCTCAAGCTGCGCATCCATTTCTGAGTAAGCCTGTTTCCTCACATGCTTTTGCATGGCGGCTTCCGCCTGAGCCCCGACATCGATCCTGGCAATCGGCGAAAGCTTTGGCTTTCGCCCAGCGCCTTCGCGTTTTCCGCCCAACGCCACGTCAACCTCCTATCGCGATGCTGACGAGCAGAAGCGTGCCCACGCCTCCATCAACTCCGCCCGCTTCTTGAACAGATCCCCACGCCGATAGGCCGCCTCGGCCTTATTGCCAATCGTATGTGCGAGCGCGGCTTCGGAGACAGCATGCGGGGTGCTGGTCTCCTCCTCAGCCCAGTCCCGAAACGTACTGCGGAAACCGTGAACCGTCAGGTGCCCCCGCCCCATCCGGCGCAAGAGCATCAGCATGGACATGGACGAAAGGGGACTGGTACGCCGTTGGCCGGGAAACACGTAGCTGTCGCCGGTGTCAGGCCGGAGGGGGAGCATGCCCTTAAGAAGGGCAACAGCCGGCTCCGATAGTGGCACCCTGTGCTCCCGTCCCGCCTTCATTCGAGCCGCAGGCACAGTCCATACGCGGCCATTGAGATCAATCTCGGACCACCTCGCGCCGAGCGCCTCATTGGTGCGCGCTGCGGCGAGGATGGTGAACTCGAGCGCCCGAGCGGCCGTCGACGCCCGGGATCTCAACTCGGACATAAAGGATGGCAGGTCCTGCCAGGGGAGCGCCGCGTGATGCTCGACCCGAGCGATTTTCGATCGTTTCGGAAGTATGTGGTCGAGGTGACCCTTCCAGCGGGCGGGATTCTCGCCGCTGCGCCAACCCCGCACGGAGGCGTAGGACAGCACCGCTTCGATGCGGCCACGGACGCGGCTTGCCGTCTCGGGCTTCGACGTCCAGATCGGCTGGAGGACCGCCAGCACGCTTTCTGTGTCGATGCGGATGATCGACGTGCCCCCGAG carries:
- a CDS encoding tyrosine-type recombinase/integrase, with product MSKLTATGAAGLVRKGEVKAHADGGNLYLKVTGKGAAKWTFRFMRDGRAREMGLGAYDAAGVDGLTLAEARDAAADARKLLKKGVDPIEQRRSDAAAKGVGRAAEQTFEAVAEMLVSSQESGWRNEKHRAQWRSTLRTYAYPVLGGTSIIRIDTESVLAVLQPIWTSKPETASRVRGRIEAVLSYASVRGWRSGENPARWKGHLDHILPKRSKIARVEHHAALPWQDLPSFMSELRSRASTAARALEFTILAAARTNEALGARWSEIDLNGRVWTVPAARMKAGREHRVPLSEPAVALLKGMLPLRPDTGDSYVFPGQRRTSPLSSMSMLMLLRRMGRGHLTVHGFRSTFRDWAEEETSTPHAVSEAALAHTIGNKAEAAYRRGDLFKKRAELMEAWARFCSSASR